One genomic window of Clostridia bacterium includes the following:
- a CDS encoding FGGY family carbohydrate kinase, whose protein sequence is MQLLIGIDVGTTGTKTMIINEQGNIISSSYKGYDTYSEELNYVEQDAQDWWDAVVYTVRECMYKVENKDRIKAISLSSQGGSMVPVDQNCNPLRRAIVWMDKRAVQQGKDLRKGKPKDYFYKKTGWRLSSGLNLAQIKWVKDNQPEIFKNTHKFLSTIDFINYKLTGEYVIDLTNAGITHLADLEKREWNKEILEEIEIDQTELADLNSSGEIIGNLTKAAAEQLGLPANVKVISGGHDQYCVALGAGAVNKGDVLLATGTAWAVIGIFDQLLFDTKAYFSPGYHVVKDKYGAMSTVGTGGISMEWFRKNIANLIKQDDGDQLESYQNINKKAGQKGIGADGLMFYPHFLGSGCPTWSSDNRATILGLDLSHDRYHIARAIMEGVAFEANWILEALKEKDVTINKLKMLGGATNSKLWTQIIANITGVPIIIPEISDAACVGAAMLAGLGIGMFEDAQKAYQAMVKDEREILPIKEQAQEYKALFQQYKKRFYYLKQLYGVSI, encoded by the coding sequence GATAATAAATGAACAAGGGAATATCATTTCTTCTTCCTACAAAGGGTATGATACATACAGCGAAGAACTAAATTACGTTGAACAAGATGCCCAAGACTGGTGGGATGCAGTAGTATATACTGTCAGAGAATGTATGTATAAAGTAGAAAACAAAGACAGAATAAAAGCCATCTCGTTATCTTCCCAAGGCGGCAGCATGGTCCCAGTAGACCAAAACTGCAACCCTTTGAGAAGGGCTATAGTATGGATGGATAAAAGAGCAGTCCAACAAGGGAAAGACCTAAGAAAGGGCAAACCCAAAGATTACTTTTACAAAAAAACAGGCTGGAGATTGTCCAGCGGCTTGAATTTAGCCCAAATCAAATGGGTCAAAGACAATCAGCCGGAGATTTTCAAAAACACCCATAAATTTTTATCTACTATCGATTTCATCAACTATAAGCTTACCGGGGAATACGTTATAGACCTAACCAATGCTGGCATTACACATCTTGCAGACTTAGAGAAACGGGAATGGAACAAAGAAATACTAGAGGAAATAGAAATAGACCAGACAGAACTGGCAGACCTTAACAGCTCTGGAGAAATAATAGGTAACCTGACTAAAGCAGCAGCAGAACAACTAGGATTGCCCGCAAATGTTAAAGTGATAAGCGGTGGACATGATCAATATTGCGTAGCACTAGGAGCAGGTGCCGTAAACAAAGGTGATGTTCTGTTGGCCACAGGCACTGCTTGGGCTGTTATAGGAATATTTGACCAACTGTTATTTGATACGAAAGCTTACTTTTCTCCAGGTTACCATGTAGTAAAAGATAAATATGGTGCTATGTCAACGGTAGGAACCGGAGGAATATCCATGGAATGGTTCAGAAAAAACATAGCTAACTTGATAAAACAGGATGATGGAGACCAACTGGAAAGTTATCAGAACATAAACAAAAAAGCAGGTCAAAAAGGCATAGGTGCCGATGGCTTGATGTTTTATCCTCATTTTTTAGGTTCAGGATGCCCTACATGGTCTTCGGATAACAGGGCTACAATATTAGGTTTGGATTTAAGCCATGATAGATACCATATCGCCAGGGCAATAATGGAAGGAGTAGCCTTCGAAGCAAACTGGATACTTGAAGCGTTAAAAGAAAAAGACGTAACCATTAACAAACTTAAAATGCTGGGAGGGGCTACCAATAGCAAACTATGGACCCAAATAATTGCCAACATAACAGGAGTACCCATCATCATTCCGGAAATCTCCGATGCTGCCTGTGTAGGAGCAGCTATGCTAGCCGGATTAGGAATAGGAATGTTTGAAGATGCCCAAAAAGCATATCAAGCCATGGTAAAAGATGAAAGAGAGATACTGCCCATTAAAGAACAAGCCCAAGAGTACAAAGCATTGTTTCAGCAGTACAAGAAAAGGTTTTATTATTTGAAACAATTATATGGTGTTAGTATTTAA